From one Novosphingobium sp. genomic stretch:
- a CDS encoding cupin domain-containing protein — translation MTGQALPLESHPIHLGPDGTALVLPPMTGPQWYEDYEAAHGADGAQGRLVSLHHFTQDWDGWEMHPQGAEVVICTAGEATLIQRDEAGVETRIVLRTGDQAINPAGVWHTADIAHQASLLFITVGFGTQGMKRDK, via the coding sequence ATGACGGGGCAGGCCCTTCCGCTGGAAAGCCATCCGATCCACCTCGGGCCGGACGGCACCGCGCTGGTTCTGCCCCCGATGACCGGCCCGCAATGGTATGAGGATTACGAGGCCGCCCATGGCGCCGATGGCGCACAGGGACGGCTGGTAAGCCTGCACCACTTCACGCAGGACTGGGACGGCTGGGAAATGCACCCCCAGGGCGCGGAGGTGGTGATCTGCACTGCGGGCGAGGCGACGCTGATCCAGCGCGACGAAGCCGGGGTTGAGACGCGCATTGTGTTGCGGACGGGCGATCAGGCCATCAATCCAGCCGGGGTCTGGCATACCGCCGATATCGCGCATCAGGCGAGTTTGCTGTTTATCACGGTGGGATTCGGGACTCAGGGGATGAAGAGGGACAAGTAG
- a CDS encoding VOC family protein translates to MIGYVTVGTNDLHGSAPFYDALAKELGVGRMMEEETYIAWGMPGGGAGIGLTKPFDGQPATVGNGVMVALEAKDRAQVDRLHAIALEQGGTCEGLPGPRGEGGFYAAYFRDRDGNKLNAFTFG, encoded by the coding sequence ATGATCGGTTACGTCACGGTGGGCACCAACGATCTGCACGGATCGGCGCCGTTCTATGATGCTCTGGCCAAGGAGCTGGGCGTTGGCCGCATGATGGAGGAAGAGACCTACATCGCATGGGGCATGCCCGGCGGCGGCGCAGGCATCGGCCTGACGAAACCCTTCGATGGCCAGCCTGCCACCGTGGGCAATGGCGTGATGGTGGCACTGGAAGCGAAAGACCGTGCACAGGTCGACCGCCTCCACGCCATCGCGCTGGAGCAGGGCGGCACCTGCGAAGGCCTGCCCGGCCCGCGCGGTGAAGGCGGCTTCTACGCCGCCTATTTTCGCGACCGTGACGGCAACAAGCTCAACGCCTTCACCTTTGGTTGA
- a CDS encoding aminopeptidase P family protein: MHPHEARLSALRAQLAREGYDGFVIPICDEHMSEYVGAYAQRLEWLTGFGGSAGSAVVLGEKAAIFVDGRYTLQVRDQVDGRLYEYHNVPATSASAWLAQQVKPGARIAYDPWLHTQPWVAATRKALAAKGAELVAVESNPLDAVWNDQPAPSPAPAFVQPLELAGESSEAKRGKIAEWLGEQGLDAAVVSALDSVAWLLNIRGSDVDRTPVALSFVIAHADGTADWFIAPEKLTPEVAAHLGNAVRLQPRDSFTDALAALKGKKVAVDPERAVSAIFATLKQTEALVTESRDPCVLPKAIKNPVEQAGQRAAQARDGGAVARFMHWLSVEGPKGEVTELSAAEALHQFRRDCGDLRDLSFDTISGAGPNGAIVHYRVSEETNRTLEPSSVYLVDSGGQYPDGTTDITRTVWIGPGEAGAEEKDRFTRVLKGHIALARAIFPRGTAGSQLDTLARQHLWQAGVDYAHGTGHGVGSFLAVHEGPQRIAKSAGGQAGTGQELLPGMFLSNEPGYYKTGAYGIRIENLVLVEQRDIPGAEGDYFGFETLTHVPIGRELVEPALLDGPETAWWNAYHASVWAILSPQLEGAALAWLKDQCAPL; this comes from the coding sequence ATGCACCCCCATGAAGCCCGCCTTTCGGCGCTGCGCGCGCAGCTTGCCCGCGAAGGCTATGACGGCTTCGTCATCCCCATCTGCGACGAGCATATGAGCGAATATGTCGGCGCCTATGCCCAGCGTCTGGAATGGCTGACCGGCTTTGGCGGCTCGGCGGGCAGCGCGGTGGTGCTGGGGGAGAAGGCGGCGATCTTCGTTGATGGCCGCTACACGCTGCAAGTGCGCGATCAGGTCGATGGGCGACTGTATGAGTATCACAATGTGCCCGCCACCAGCGCTTCGGCATGGCTGGCCCAGCAGGTAAAGCCGGGCGCGCGCATCGCCTATGATCCCTGGCTGCACACCCAGCCGTGGGTTGCCGCGACGCGCAAGGCGCTGGCCGCCAAGGGCGCGGAATTGGTGGCGGTAGAAAGCAACCCGCTCGACGCTGTGTGGAATGACCAGCCCGCCCCCTCGCCCGCTCCCGCTTTTGTTCAGCCGCTGGAGTTGGCGGGTGAAAGCAGCGAGGCCAAGCGCGGCAAGATCGCCGAATGGCTGGGCGAGCAGGGCCTTGATGCGGCAGTGGTCAGCGCGCTCGATTCGGTGGCTTGGCTGCTCAACATCCGCGGCAGCGATGTGGACCGCACGCCCGTCGCCCTGTCCTTCGTGATCGCCCATGCCGATGGCACGGCGGACTGGTTTATCGCGCCCGAAAAACTCACGCCCGAGGTCGCCGCCCATCTGGGCAATGCCGTGCGCCTGCAACCGCGCGACAGCTTCACCGATGCGCTGGCCGCCCTGAAGGGCAAAAAGGTCGCCGTGGACCCGGAACGCGCCGTCTCCGCCATTTTCGCCACGCTGAAGCAGACCGAGGCACTGGTCACCGAAAGCCGCGACCCCTGCGTGCTGCCCAAGGCGATCAAGAACCCGGTGGAGCAGGCCGGCCAGCGCGCGGCGCAAGCCCGCGACGGCGGCGCCGTAGCCCGCTTTATGCACTGGCTTTCGGTCGAGGGCCCCAAAGGCGAGGTCACCGAACTCTCCGCCGCCGAAGCCCTGCACCAGTTCCGCCGCGATTGCGGCGACCTGCGCGACCTCTCCTTCGACACGATCAGCGGCGCGGGGCCGAACGGCGCCATCGTCCACTACCGGGTGAGCGAGGAAACCAACCGCACACTGGAACCCTCCAGCGTCTATCTGGTCGATTCGGGCGGGCAATATCCCGATGGCACCACCGACATCACCCGCACCGTCTGGATCGGGCCCGGTGAGGCCGGCGCGGAAGAGAAGGACCGCTTCACCCGCGTGCTCAAGGGCCATATCGCTCTCGCCCGCGCCATCTTCCCGCGCGGCACGGCGGGCAGCCAGCTCGATACGCTGGCACGCCAGCATCTGTGGCAGGCGGGCGTCGATTACGCCCATGGCACCGGCCACGGCGTCGGCAGCTTCCTCGCGGTGCATGAGGGGCCGCAGCGCATCGCCAAATCGGCGGGCGGTCAGGCGGGCACGGGGCAGGAGCTGCTGCCCGGCATGTTCCTCTCCAACGAGCCGGGCTATTACAAGACCGGCGCCTATGGCATCCGCATCGAGAATCTCGTGCTGGTGGAACAGCGCGACATCCCCGGCGCCGAGGGCGACTATTTCGGCTTCGAAACACTGACTCACGTGCCGATCGGCCGCGAACTGGTCGAACCCGCTCTGCTCGATGGGCCGGAAACCGCTTGGTGGAACGCCTATCACGCAAGCGTGTGGGCGATTCTCTCGCCCCAGTTGGAAGGGGCCGCACTGGCTTGGCTGAAGGATCAGTGCGCGCCTTTGTAA
- a CDS encoding S9 family peptidase, which translates to MQVMSNSSQSALAAPIAAPVAAKKPASITHHGITVTDDYAWLRDPGYPQVTDKEVLAHLEAENAWFEARMAPRKTLVDDLFKEMRARIKEADRSVPQKDGDYLYWIEFEEGAEYKKWWRKPVAGGEDELILDEVALAAGHDYFRLGALSVSNDGTMLAWSVDDNGSERFTARIKVIATGEELPDVIEGTLSSLVWVAEDKGLVYSLANENWRTDNARLHWLGQPLESDVELYHEDDEGFRVGSSLSANEKWLVIGTSDHETSETYLIPAHDPLAKPLLVKARQDGVEYDVDEREGTLYIHANDTHENFRIATAPLANPGEWTTLLEGTDDLYVTGFELYRDFFVVESRVRGLDTIELRYYDDPSRIEPITFPEASYDAGLADNPEWAVDKLRLTYESMVSPATVYDYHLADKSLEVLKVQQIPSGYDASLYETQRLEIPARDGTLVPVSIVYRKDRKASDPLHLYGYGAYGMAMSPSFSTTRLSLVDRGFAYAIAHIRGGDDLGRGWYKAGKREQRTNTFNDFVDVARGLIERGFTTPGRISISGGSAGGELMGAVMNDAPELWGAVVAHVPFVDVLNTMLDETLPLTPGEWPEWGNPIEDKAAFELIHSYSPYDQVKAQAYPPLLVTAGLNDPRVTYWEPAKWVAKLRELKTDSNELLLKTNMGAGHGGKSGRFQSLTEAAEEFAFILWQLGMAA; encoded by the coding sequence ATGCAAGTGATGAGCAATTCCAGCCAGAGCGCGCTTGCTGCGCCCATCGCCGCCCCTGTCGCCGCCAAGAAGCCGGCCAGCATCACGCATCACGGCATCACCGTCACCGACGATTACGCCTGGCTGCGCGATCCCGGCTATCCTCAGGTGACCGACAAGGAGGTGCTGGCGCATCTGGAGGCCGAAAACGCCTGGTTCGAGGCGCGCATGGCCCCGCGCAAGACTTTGGTGGACGATCTGTTCAAGGAAATGCGCGCCCGCATCAAGGAAGCCGACCGCTCGGTGCCTCAGAAGGATGGCGATTACCTCTACTGGATCGAGTTCGAGGAAGGCGCGGAATACAAGAAATGGTGGCGCAAGCCCGTGGCGGGCGGCGAGGATGAGCTGATCCTCGACGAGGTCGCTCTGGCGGCGGGGCATGATTATTTCCGCCTTGGCGCGCTGTCGGTCTCGAACGATGGCACGATGCTGGCCTGGAGCGTGGACGACAATGGCTCGGAGCGCTTCACCGCCCGCATCAAGGTGATCGCCACCGGCGAGGAACTGCCCGATGTGATCGAGGGCACGCTGTCCTCGCTGGTGTGGGTCGCGGAGGACAAGGGGCTGGTCTATTCGCTGGCCAATGAGAACTGGCGCACCGACAACGCCCGCCTGCACTGGCTGGGCCAGCCGCTGGAGAGCGATGTCGAACTCTATCACGAGGATGATGAGGGGTTCCGCGTCGGCTCCTCGCTCTCCGCGAACGAAAAGTGGCTGGTGATCGGCACCAGCGATCACGAGACCAGCGAGACCTATCTGATCCCCGCCCATGATCCTTTGGCCAAGCCGCTGCTGGTGAAGGCCCGTCAGGATGGCGTGGAGTATGATGTCGATGAGCGTGAGGGCACGCTCTACATCCATGCCAATGACACGCATGAGAACTTCCGCATCGCCACCGCGCCGCTGGCCAACCCCGGCGAATGGACGACGCTGCTGGAAGGCACGGACGATCTCTATGTCACCGGCTTTGAACTCTACCGCGATTTCTTCGTGGTGGAGAGCCGGGTGCGCGGCCTCGATACCATCGAGCTGCGCTATTACGACGATCCGTCGCGCATCGAACCCATCACTTTCCCCGAGGCCAGCTATGACGCCGGTCTGGCCGACAACCCCGAATGGGCCGTCGACAAGCTGCGCCTGACCTATGAGAGCATGGTCAGCCCGGCCACCGTCTATGACTACCATTTGGCGGACAAATCGCTGGAAGTGCTCAAGGTGCAGCAGATCCCCAGCGGCTATGACGCCAGCCTCTATGAAACCCAGCGGCTGGAGATCCCCGCGCGCGACGGCACGCTGGTGCCCGTCAGCATCGTCTACCGCAAAGACCGCAAGGCCAGCGATCCGCTGCACCTCTATGGCTATGGCGCCTATGGCATGGCGATGAGCCCTAGCTTCTCGACCACGCGCCTGTCGCTGGTGGATCGCGGCTTTGCCTATGCCATCGCGCATATCCGCGGCGGCGACGACCTTGGCCGCGGCTGGTACAAGGCAGGCAAGCGCGAGCAGCGCACCAACACCTTCAACGATTTCGTCGATGTGGCGCGCGGGCTGATCGAGCGCGGCTTCACCACCCCCGGCCGCATCAGCATCAGCGGCGGCTCGGCCGGCGGCGAGCTGATGGGCGCGGTGATGAATGATGCGCCGGAACTGTGGGGCGCCGTGGTGGCCCATGTGCCCTTCGTCGATGTGCTCAACACCATGCTGGACGAAACCCTGCCGCTGACGCCCGGCGAATGGCCCGAATGGGGCAACCCCATCGAGGACAAGGCCGCCTTCGAGCTGATCCACAGCTACAGCCCCTATGATCAGGTGAAGGCGCAGGCCTATCCGCCGCTGCTGGTGACGGCGGGCCTCAACGACCCGCGCGTGACCTATTGGGAGCCCGCCAAATGGGTCGCCAAGCTGCGTGAGCTGAAGACCGACAGCAACGAACTACTGCTGAAAACCAATATGGGCGCTGGCCACGGCGGCAAATCGGGCCGCTTCCAGAGCCTGACCGAGGCGGCGGAGGAATTCGCCTTCATCCTCTGGCAATTGGGCATGGCCGCGTAA
- a CDS encoding thioesterase family protein, which yields MANHFTQTFTAGPEHIDVLGHVNNAVWVQWMEAIATAHWENDARPEDVATYIWVVTRHEIDYRGNIREGESVVARTFIPDPPKAARFDRRVDFCRVGEEKSIVSARTTWAMIDMASGRLCRIPPEVAEPFKGWKED from the coding sequence ATGGCCAACCATTTCACCCAGACCTTCACCGCAGGGCCCGAGCATATCGATGTCCTCGGCCATGTGAACAATGCGGTCTGGGTGCAATGGATGGAAGCCATCGCCACCGCCCACTGGGAAAACGACGCCCGCCCCGAGGACGTGGCCACCTACATCTGGGTCGTGACCCGCCACGAGATCGACTATCGCGGCAACATCCGCGAGGGCGAAAGCGTGGTGGCGCGAACCTTCATCCCCGATCCGCCGAAAGCGGCACGGTTCGACCGCCGGGTGGATTTCTGCCGTGTGGGCGAGGAGAAGTCCATCGTTTCCGCCCGCACGACATGGGCGATGATCGATATGGCCAGCGGAAGGCTGTGCCGGATTCCGCCTGAGGTGGCTGAGCCTTTCAAGGGGTGGAAGGAAGATTAA
- a CDS encoding DNA translocase FtsK 4TM domain-containing protein has translation MATRPYSPSGGSRGGPNWRMILRRSVKRSAELLGAGLLVAVMIFTVLALLSYHQTDPSASTAAAGPVLNWMGRPGAWVAERALFLFGPACVLLLPLLLVFARQLWRIAEADAADVEDEDAVPAHHWVRPIAVLVVATGLICSALSLAFADSATSLPASPGGVAGLLGAAAVHGVADLIPAAGRGVFTFICGAVALLAGAALATQVFAIDWIDLITIPLRRRAAARAGLEEEDEDDESHEPAARKAKPATVASSPAKAAPLPDLPFTPDGPAPVIAQRRAPEISDPARAVKQAEFSSLSRQTDLFDSVTLPGLELLADPPADAAQPIDKLALERNARLLETVLDDFNVKGEITGVRTGPVVTSYELEPAPGIKASRVIGLADDVARNMSAISARVSPIPGRTVMAIELPNAVRQMVSFKEMIASETFVGNKGQLPIILGKDIAGEPIVADLATMPHLLVAGTTGSGKSVGLNCILLSLLYRLTPAQCRLILVDPKVLELKSYDAIPHLLSPVVTDPSKAVRALKWAVEEMERRYRQMSEINVRNIVNFNEKVKSAAAKGKPLGRRISIGFDPETGEELFEDKQLDYQVLPLIVVIVDELADLMVTVGKEIEVLIQRLAQKSRAAGIHLIMATQRPSVDVITGVIKANLPTRISFAVTSRIDSRTILGEQGAEQLLGKGDMLFKPSSGPMLRVHGPFVADDEVEKVADHWRLQGAPEYVDSVTEEPEEGSFGFDDLDATASDNPEERKYRQACQIVFESQKASTSWLQRQMGVGYNTAAKWIERMENDGFVGPANHVGRREIYRDKDGQPL, from the coding sequence ATGGCAACCAGGCCCTATTCCCCCAGCGGCGGTTCTCGCGGCGGCCCCAACTGGCGCATGATCCTGCGCCGCAGCGTGAAGCGCAGCGCCGAACTGCTGGGCGCGGGGCTGCTGGTGGCGGTGATGATCTTCACGGTGCTGGCGCTGCTCTCCTATCACCAGACCGACCCTTCGGCCTCGACGGCGGCCGCCGGCCCGGTGCTCAACTGGATGGGCCGCCCCGGCGCCTGGGTGGCCGAGCGCGCGCTGTTCCTCTTCGGCCCGGCCTGTGTGCTGCTGCTGCCGCTGCTGCTGGTGTTCGCCCGCCAGCTCTGGCGCATTGCCGAGGCGGATGCCGCCGATGTCGAGGATGAGGATGCCGTTCCCGCCCATCACTGGGTGCGCCCGATTGCCGTGCTGGTGGTGGCCACCGGGCTGATCTGCTCGGCCCTGTCGCTGGCTTTTGCGGACAGCGCGACCAGCCTGCCCGCCTCTCCGGGCGGCGTGGCCGGTCTGCTGGGTGCCGCCGCCGTGCATGGTGTGGCGGATCTGATCCCGGCTGCCGGGCGCGGCGTGTTCACCTTCATCTGCGGGGCTGTGGCGCTGCTGGCGGGGGCTGCTCTGGCGACGCAGGTCTTTGCCATCGACTGGATCGACCTCATTACCATCCCCCTGCGCCGCCGCGCCGCCGCGCGTGCCGGGCTTGAGGAGGAAGACGAGGACGACGAGAGCCATGAGCCTGCCGCGCGCAAGGCCAAACCCGCCACCGTCGCCAGCAGCCCGGCCAAGGCGGCCCCGCTGCCCGATCTGCCCTTCACCCCCGATGGCCCCGCGCCCGTGATCGCCCAGCGCCGCGCGCCGGAAATCAGCGATCCGGCCCGCGCGGTGAAGCAGGCGGAGTTCTCCAGCCTGTCGCGCCAGACCGATCTGTTCGATTCGGTGACGCTGCCCGGCCTCGAACTGCTGGCCGATCCGCCCGCCGATGCCGCCCAGCCCATCGACAAGCTGGCGCTGGAGCGCAACGCCCGCCTGCTCGAAACCGTGCTGGACGATTTCAATGTGAAGGGCGAGATCACCGGTGTGCGCACCGGCCCGGTCGTCACCAGCTATGAGCTGGAGCCCGCCCCCGGCATCAAGGCCAGCCGCGTGATCGGTCTGGCCGACGACGTCGCCCGCAACATGAGCGCGATTTCCGCCCGCGTCTCGCCCATCCCCGGCCGCACCGTGATGGCCATCGAGCTGCCCAATGCGGTGCGCCAGATGGTCAGCTTCAAGGAGATGATCGCCAGCGAGACCTTCGTGGGCAACAAGGGCCAGCTTCCCATCATTCTGGGCAAGGATATCGCCGGCGAACCCATCGTGGCGGATCTGGCCACCATGCCTCACCTGCTGGTGGCGGGCACCACCGGTTCGGGTAAGTCGGTGGGGCTGAACTGCATTCTGCTCTCGCTGCTGTACCGCCTGACGCCTGCCCAGTGCCGCCTGATCCTCGTCGATCCCAAGGTGCTGGAACTGAAATCCTACGATGCCATTCCGCATCTGCTCAGCCCGGTGGTGACGGACCCGTCAAAGGCCGTGCGCGCCCTGAAATGGGCCGTGGAGGAGATGGAGCGCCGCTATCGCCAGATGAGCGAGATCAACGTGCGCAACATCGTCAACTTCAACGAGAAGGTGAAAAGCGCCGCCGCAAAGGGCAAGCCTTTGGGCCGCCGCATCTCCATCGGCTTCGATCCCGAGACCGGCGAGGAGCTGTTCGAGGACAAGCAGCTCGATTATCAGGTGCTGCCGCTGATCGTGGTGATCGTCGACGAGCTGGCCGACCTGATGGTCACCGTCGGCAAGGAGATCGAGGTGCTAATCCAGCGTCTGGCGCAGAAATCGCGCGCCGCCGGTATCCATTTGATCATGGCCACGCAGCGTCCCTCGGTGGACGTCATCACCGGCGTCATCAAGGCCAACCTGCCGACGCGTATTTCCTTTGCCGTGACCAGCCGCATCGACTCCCGCACCATCCTTGGCGAGCAGGGTGCCGAGCAGCTCCTCGGCAAGGGCGATATGCTGTTCAAGCCCTCTTCCGGACCGATGCTGCGCGTCCACGGGCCCTTCGTGGCCGACGATGAGGTGGAAAAGGTCGCCGATCACTGGCGTCTGCAGGGCGCGCCCGAGTATGTGGATTCGGTGACGGAAGAGCCCGAGGAAGGCTCCTTCGGCTTCGACGACCTCGACGCCACCGCCAGCGACAATCCCGAAGAGCGCAAATACCGCCAGGCCTGCCAGATCGTGTTCGAGAGCCAGAAGGCCTCGACAAGCTGGCTGCAGCGCCAGATGGGCGTGGGCTACAACACCGCCGCCAAGTGGATCGAGCGGATGGAGAACGATGGGTTCGTCGGGCCTGCCAATCACGTCGGGCGGCGCGAGATCTATCGGGATAAGGATGGGCAGCCCTTGTAA
- a CDS encoding Ppx/GppA phosphatase family protein, producing MNRAPSGASQPDPGPAPGGQRRRADNSRDGARPAPARQTPPRIAAARPGAPRQAYAAIDLGTNNCRLLIARPAGDGFVVVDAFSRVVRLGEGLAQTGRLSDQAMERALNALRVCADKLKRRNVHLARSVATEACRRASNGPAFIERVRAETGIRLDIISAREEARLAVLGCHILLEPGPGPALVFDIGGGSTELVLVETIPGSDAPPLIRDWVSVPWGVVSLTETCVGEGQDEQARIDRYAEMRGRVDASFADFARRIEPFRTMAAQSEPGGPLRLLGTSGTVTTLASVHLDLPQYDRSAVDGVIVPAKSMHGITTRLSTMALARRRELPCIGRERADLVVAGCAILESILELWPAQHLGVADRGIREGILRSLIGTDDTMPAPTASNSAGNMEKRR from the coding sequence ATGAACAGGGCGCCTTCGGGCGCAAGCCAGCCTGATCCCGGTCCCGCGCCGGGTGGGCAACGCAGACGTGCGGACAACAGCCGTGATGGGGCCAGGCCTGCGCCTGCCCGTCAGACCCCGCCGCGCATCGCCGCGGCCCGGCCGGGTGCGCCCCGTCAGGCCTATGCCGCCATCGATCTGGGCACCAACAACTGCCGCCTGCTGATCGCGCGCCCGGCGGGTGACGGCTTTGTGGTGGTCGACGCCTTCAGCCGCGTGGTGCGTCTGGGCGAGGGGCTGGCGCAGACCGGGCGCCTTTCGGATCAGGCGATGGAGCGTGCCCTGAACGCGCTGCGCGTCTGTGCCGACAAGCTGAAGCGCCGCAATGTCCATCTCGCCCGCTCGGTGGCGACCGAGGCTTGCCGCCGCGCCAGCAACGGCCCGGCCTTTATCGAGCGGGTGCGCGCCGAAACCGGCATCCGCCTCGACATCATCTCGGCGCGCGAAGAGGCGCGTCTGGCGGTGCTGGGCTGCCATATCCTGCTGGAACCCGGCCCCGGCCCGGCGCTGGTCTTCGACATCGGCGGCGGCTCGACCGAACTGGTGCTGGTGGAAACCATCCCCGGCAGCGATGCCCCCCCGCTGATCCGCGACTGGGTCAGCGTGCCCTGGGGCGTCGTCTCGCTGACCGAGACCTGCGTGGGCGAGGGACAGGACGAACAGGCCCGCATCGACCGCTATGCCGAAATGCGCGGGCGGGTGGATGCCAGCTTCGCCGATTTCGCCCGGCGCATCGAGCCGTTCCGCACCATGGCCGCGCAAAGCGAGCCCGGCGGCCCGCTGCGCCTGCTGGGCACCAGCGGCACCGTCACCACGCTGGCCAGCGTCCACCTCGACCTGCCGCAATATGACCGCAGCGCCGTCGATGGTGTGATCGTGCCCGCCAAAAGCATGCATGGCATCACCACGCGCCTGTCCACCATGGCTCTCGCGCGCCGCCGCGAACTGCCCTGCATCGGGCGCGAGCGCGCCGATCTGGTGGTGGCGGGCTGCGCGATCCTTGAATCGATCCTCGAACTGTGGCCTGCTCAACACCTTGGCGTTGCCGACCGGGGCATCCGCGAGGGCATCCTGCGCAGCCTGATCGGCACTGACGATACAATGCCTGCCCCCACTGCTAGTAACTCGGCGGGCAATATGGAGAAACGCCGATGA
- a CDS encoding RlmE family RNA methyltransferase produces the protein MSRSGRDPNERLRTAKKRTASSARWLTRQLNDPYVKKAKADGYRSRAAYKLMELDDKFGLVKGSRRVVDLGVAPGGWTQVVRQRSPQAGVVGIDLLPTDPIEGAVLFEMDFMADEAPGALMEALGGAPDLVISDMAANTVGHKQTDHLRTMGLVETAADFAIQQLSKGGAFVAKVLAGGTDPTLLTLLKKHFTTVKHAKPPASRKDSSEWYVIAQGFKGRVEEEVGEE, from the coding sequence ATGAGCCGTTCAGGCCGCGACCCCAATGAGCGCCTGCGCACTGCCAAGAAGCGCACCGCCTCTTCCGCCCGCTGGCTGACCCGCCAGTTGAACGACCCTTACGTGAAAAAGGCCAAGGCCGACGGCTATCGCAGCCGCGCGGCCTACAAGCTGATGGAGCTGGACGACAAGTTCGGCCTCGTGAAGGGCTCGCGCCGGGTGGTCGACCTTGGCGTGGCGCCGGGTGGCTGGACTCAGGTGGTGCGCCAGCGTTCGCCTCAGGCGGGCGTGGTCGGGATCGATCTGTTGCCCACCGACCCTATCGAGGGCGCGGTGCTGTTCGAGATGGACTTTATGGCCGACGAGGCCCCCGGCGCGCTGATGGAGGCCCTTGGCGGGGCGCCCGATCTGGTGATCTCCGACATGGCCGCCAACACGGTGGGCCATAAGCAGACCGACCATCTGCGCACCATGGGGCTGGTGGAAACCGCCGCCGACTTCGCGATCCAGCAACTGTCCAAGGGTGGGGCTTTCGTTGCCAAGGTTCTGGCGGGGGGGACCGATCCCACCTTGCTGACCCTGTTGAAGAAGCATTTCACCACCGTGAAGCACGCCAAGCCGCCTGCCAGCCGCAAGGATTCCTCCGAGTGGTATGTGATCGCTCAGGGGTTCAAGGGGCGGGTTGAAGAGGAAGTCGGGGAAGAGTGA
- a CDS encoding ATP-binding protein, which translates to MPSTQATLHFLCGKIAAGKSTLTKALGQRPDTIIVSEDSWLARLYPGEQNSLADYVRNSGRLREAITDHLVTLLQGGVSVVLDFPANTPASRAWMRTLFEKADCMHQLHHLDVPDEVCKARLRQRNESGDHEFTVTDEQFALFTSHFSAPSPEEGFEIVTHHS; encoded by the coding sequence ATGCCATCAACTCAAGCCACACTGCATTTCCTATGCGGCAAGATCGCTGCCGGAAAATCGACACTGACCAAAGCTCTGGGCCAAAGGCCCGACACGATCATCGTGAGCGAGGATAGCTGGCTGGCCCGCCTCTATCCGGGTGAACAGAACTCCCTTGCGGACTATGTGCGCAACTCAGGACGGCTGCGGGAGGCCATCACGGATCATCTCGTTACCCTGTTGCAGGGCGGTGTTTCGGTCGTGCTGGATTTTCCCGCCAACACACCGGCCAGCCGGGCGTGGATGCGGACGCTGTTCGAGAAGGCGGATTGCATGCATCAACTCCACCATCTCGACGTCCCGGACGAGGTTTGCAAAGCCCGGCTGCGTCAGAGGAATGAGAGCGGGGACCATGAGTTCACCGTCACGGACGAGCAGTTCGCCCTGTTCACCAGCCACTTTTCGGCCCCCTCCCCGGAAGAGGGCTTCGAGATCGTGACCCACCACTCCTGA
- a CDS encoding isoprenylcysteine carboxylmethyltransferase family protein has product MENIRPLQGPMLGKVLDRAEQVVILLLWVVLVERVIRSGNAYAPLLLLSETAVLVFALIRRPTQAITRKLSDWLLAITATAAPLLIMPSHTPVPQIAFIGVILVLVGNIGQAAAKLALRRSFGIAPANRGVKVSGPYALVRHPMYAGYLLVHIGNLVLFPSLLNLVIYAVGWTAQILRLQAEEQLLSQDDAYRLYREKVRWRLIPGLF; this is encoded by the coding sequence ATGGAAAATATCCGTCCCTTGCAAGGCCCTATGCTGGGCAAGGTGCTCGATCGCGCCGAACAGGTGGTGATCCTGCTGCTGTGGGTGGTGCTGGTGGAGCGCGTGATTCGCTCGGGCAATGCCTATGCGCCGCTGCTGCTGCTGTCGGAAACGGCGGTGCTGGTCTTCGCGCTGATCCGCCGCCCGACGCAGGCCATCACCCGCAAGCTGAGCGACTGGCTGCTGGCCATCACCGCCACCGCCGCCCCGTTGCTGATCATGCCAAGCCATACGCCGGTGCCGCAAATCGCCTTCATCGGGGTGATTCTGGTGCTGGTGGGCAACATCGGTCAGGCCGCCGCCAAGCTGGCGCTGCGCCGCAGCTTCGGCATCGCTCCGGCCAATCGCGGAGTGAAGGTCTCCGGCCCCTATGCGCTGGTGCGCCATCCGATGTATGCTGGCTATCTGCTGGTGCATATCGGCAATCTGGTGCTGTTCCCCTCGTTGCTGAACCTTGTCATCTACGCCGTCGGCTGGACAGCGCAGATCCTGCGCCTGCAGGCCGAGGAGCAGTTGCTCTCGCAGGACGACGCCTATCGCCTCTATCGCGAGAAGGTGCGCTGGCGCCTGATCCCCGGCCTGTTCTGA